In Ammoniphilus sp. CFH 90114, the DNA window AAGTTAATCGCTTACTATGCAGATTTAGAGTTTATGGTCACGTTCCTCAACAAGGTGGTTGATAAGGAGATAGTGTTGGGGAGGATTTATTTGGAAACTCTGAGCGATAAGTTGAATCGAGCAGGACGAGAAGGTCTTGAAGACTTGACCGATAAGATTTATAAGATGAACGAGGAACTTAATAGATAACGCAAAACCATTCTGCAGCTGCCGCGAAAATCGGTAGCTATTTACTTAGCATTGGATATGTTACTGTCGTCAGGCAACCTAAAGGTTCTATTCTAATCACAATCTTCAAGTCACAAACTCCATCACAACAGCTAGATCACAACACTCCAATTACTTATGCAAATGCTTCCAGTTCAGTATAATGATTGTAACACATGCCGAGGAGGCCAAATTCAATGAGGGCATCACAGGACTTTATCAAACAGTTAGAGTTATTGTATGAGCAATATGAGAAAGAAGTTTTGGATAAGCAGCATGATGGTATTCTTGAAGAAAAGACAGTTAAGACGTATCTTCTTCACTCCAATAACTTTGTCAGATGGTGTCGGAATGATTTCGTGCCTGGGGTAAAGAAAACGGGCAGACGCTGATATAAAGGAGGAAATGTGGATGTCCAGTAATGAAATAATGCATTATCTACCCGAGGAAGTACCTGACCACTTATTTACTCAGAGTAGATTAAGTCGTATGGGACTAACGCCAACCGCTGATCCAGTTGCGTATGTCGTCTACCCAGAACAGAAAACTAAGTACAAGTTATTCGATATCAATGGAACCCGACAACGTAAGCAACAGAAAGGTCTTTCTTTAGTACAGAAGGATGCGACTGTCGAGCAGATTCTAGCCGAGCGTAAGCGCGAAATAGAAGTCAGACGTATGCAGTTGGGGTCGAAAAAGAAATAGATAATTTCTATGACTAACTTATGAAAGGTGGGTTAAGGAGCTTGGAACTCAGGGACGAAGTATTGATGCTAATCGATTCTAAACGTGAAGATGATTATTGGGACTTCAAAGTGAGTTATCATACCAATTCGGCTGATTTTTTACACGACATTATTTGTATGGCGAACAATCGTATAGATAGGGATGCCTACATTATATTTGGAGTTGTAGACAGGACTTACGAAGTTGTCGGGGTTAGCAATGATGAAAATCGAAAGACTCAGCAACATATGATTGATTTTTTAAAGGATAAGAAGTTTGTGTCAGGTATCCGCCCCAAAGTAGAGTTGCGCAACTTAATGATTGCTGGTCAGGAGGTTGACGTGTTGGTCATTAAGAACAGCACTGACACTCCGTATTATCTAACCGAAGACTATGACTTTCAAGGTAGAAGGGTTCGTGCCAATTACATCTATACTCGGGTAGGCGATACAAATACCGATATCAATAAGAGTGCCGACATTAACAACGTAGAGTATCTGTGGAAGAAGCGGTTCTTATTAACCCGATCACCCTTTGAACAGGTTATGAAACGTCTTGCAAACAAGAGTGAATGGAAGCGTAATGAGGATACATATCACAATGTCTATAATCCTGAGTTCACCATCACAATAAGTGATAATGATGGCGAGGCAAGAACTAGATCTGAGTTCTATGCGTACACATTGACGGATTCGTCGACTACATATCGAAATCTCAGTATCAAATATTTTGGAACGCAGCTATATAGTGTTCTAGTTGCTTTTCTTGATGGGGGGCGATATTGCACTCCTACTCCAGAATGGGGGTTCCTCTTCTTTGGAGAGCATGGGGTGAATCCCGATTATGCACTAAAGTATTTTACGAAGGATAGCCCATCTTATAAACTAAACAAGTTCCTATATGACGATAATAACCAGGAAGCATCGTTCGCCCGAAGACGTTTCTTTGAAGTCGTTCTGTTATTTGAAAACGATTTTGAGAAGGATGCTTTCCTTGCATATGTTGAACATTATAAGAATGTATTCATAGACAAATTCAACAGTCTTGATAGAGAATTTTCATGGATAGAGGCAGATAATCAGAGACATCAAGAACATATCGTATCTCGCTTGAAGACAGGCGAAGTATTGAATCAAATGCTTTCTGATTTCCGATCCATCCATTGATGGGGCAACTATGGATAAGATCCTTCAAAATTGCTTTGGAAAGGAAGACGGACAAAGGAGTTTAAATTTATGGACTTAGATCTAATTAAGAGTCTAAAACCAATTGGTGATGGCACTTTTGATAAAGAACCCTTCGAAGAATATAAGAAACGCGCGGCACCTTTACTTCCGAATTTTCCAGAATGTGCATTAAAGAATTGGATCTATAGACATTATGCAGATATTGATAACTACTCATTTCTGGGTTTTGAGAAGATGCACTTCAAAGAAGAGCTTTGGTCAAAGGATGATATCTACAACTATATAAAGTCATTTTACCCTGACCTTATCGATTCTTTGGGTTATCAGATTTACGCGCGACATGATAAATCTTGGTTGCAGAAGTACATGTTAAAGCATAAGACATGGAATGCGCCTATTATTGTATATCAAAACACCTCTCATCCTGATATTGGAAAACCATATCACCTGTAGAAGGTCACCTGCGTCTTAACTACTTTAGGATAATTTATTGTAAAGAAAAAGAAATCCTGCGGGATAATCATAGGATTTGGTTAGTCACAATTTAGTTGACTTCCGAGCTGCTGATGAAATTGGGCAGCAATTTCTTTAGTTATGGATGTTTCTTCATCTGTCGGTCCCTTCGGTAGCTTTTTACTTTTTATTATGCACCACATTTAGCTACGACTCGGCTAACAGCATGTTGTTAGCCCTTCAAAATCATCTGCAGGCTGCAAAATTATATGTAATGATGTGGAAAAATACGCCATATGGGGGTTTTGAAATGTCTGCTCCTGACAAGGTAACCAAGTTTCGTATATCACTTAGGAGAGCCATTTGCTCCAAGTAATGAAGTTATACCGGAAACGTATATCCCAATGGTAGAGTATGGTGTATGTTGGAAACCT includes these proteins:
- a CDS encoding ATP-binding protein, producing the protein MELRDEVLMLIDSKREDDYWDFKVSYHTNSADFLHDIICMANNRIDRDAYIIFGVVDRTYEVVGVSNDENRKTQQHMIDFLKDKKFVSGIRPKVELRNLMIAGQEVDVLVIKNSTDTPYYLTEDYDFQGRRVRANYIYTRVGDTNTDINKSADINNVEYLWKKRFLLTRSPFEQVMKRLANKSEWKRNEDTYHNVYNPEFTITISDNDGEARTRSEFYAYTLTDSSTTYRNLSIKYFGTQLYSVLVAFLDGGRYCTPTPEWGFLFFGEHGVNPDYALKYFTKDSPSYKLNKFLYDDNNQEASFARRRFFEVVLLFENDFEKDAFLAYVEHYKNVFIDKFNSLDREFSWIEADNQRHQEHIVSRLKTGEVLNQMLSDFRSIH